Proteins co-encoded in one Streptomyces sp. NBC_01571 genomic window:
- a CDS encoding Ppx/GppA phosphatase family protein has protein sequence MRQAGVLDVGCHSALLTVARRPKGGTLEPVLSHKVRLRLHQSLGPDGRLRESGVRSVQRAVTEAASADPQLRLPEVFAFATSVIRDAPNRDEVIDRVAHATGIRLRVLPGEEEARLAYAAARRWAAPTGGPLLVLDIGGGTLEIASGTADQPRTVLSLPLGARTVTREWLPGGTAPSKRRLAELRRHLRRSLSSLPDLPQAEPGGQVLACSKTFTQLSRLAAAGKNRPPRTPQRLTLPALRTTVPLLAASTPKRRGRLPGISPHRAEQSLAGALIAEALMETCGVDSVTICPWSTREGLLLERLGGARTD, from the coding sequence ATGCGGCAGGCAGGGGTACTCGACGTGGGGTGCCACAGCGCGTTGCTGACGGTCGCGCGGCGGCCGAAGGGCGGGACGCTGGAACCTGTCCTCTCCCACAAGGTGCGGCTGCGACTGCACCAGAGCCTGGGACCGGACGGGCGGCTGCGCGAGTCGGGGGTCAGGAGCGTGCAGCGGGCGGTGACGGAGGCCGCCTCGGCGGACCCACAGCTGCGCCTGCCCGAGGTGTTCGCGTTCGCCACGTCCGTCATCCGGGACGCGCCCAACCGCGACGAGGTCATCGACCGGGTGGCACACGCCACCGGCATCCGCCTGCGGGTGCTGCCCGGTGAGGAGGAGGCGCGGCTGGCGTACGCGGCCGCCCGCAGATGGGCGGCGCCCACCGGCGGCCCCCTGCTCGTCCTGGACATCGGTGGCGGCACCCTGGAGATCGCCTCCGGTACCGCGGACCAGCCCCGCACCGTGTTGTCGCTGCCGTTGGGAGCCCGCACGGTCACCCGCGAGTGGCTTCCCGGCGGCACCGCCCCCTCCAAGCGCCGGCTGGCCGAGCTGCGGCGGCATCTGCGGCGTTCCCTGAGCTCGCTCCCCGACCTGCCCCAGGCGGAGCCGGGCGGGCAGGTCCTGGCGTGTTCCAAGACCTTCACCCAGTTGTCCCGGCTCGCCGCGGCCGGGAAGAACCGGCCGCCCCGCACGCCGCAGCGCCTGACGCTGCCCGCGCTGCGGACGACGGTTCCGCTCCTGGCCGCCTCGACCCCGAAGCGGCGCGGCAGACTGCCCGGCATCTCCCCGCACCGCGCCGAGCAGTCGCTGGCCGGAGCCCTGATCGCCGAGGCCCTCATGGAAACCTGTGGGGTCGACAGCGTCACCATCTGCCCCTGGTCCACCCGCGAAGGACTGCTCCTGGAACGCCTCGGCGGCGCCCGCACCGACTGA
- a CDS encoding ABC transporter ATP-binding protein, producing the protein MTTLSQNAARERTHGAAAADAPGTTGATGTTSATGTPGTPGATGATAAPVLAVRGMHISDLAGDREIVHGVSFELTPGKAVGIVGESGSGKTLTCRAALGILPPHFEVTSGSIEITGTDIATLTPPQWTALRGATISAVFQDPASYLNPSIRVGPQIAEVVRVKKGLKRREARHRAVELLRAVQLRDPELVYGQYTHELSGGMLQRVLIAAAIAADPRILIADEATTALDVTVQAEILDLLAELRRRAGLALVVVSHDLAVVAQLCDEVLVLRRGEVVEHGPTEAVLHRPRHEYTQLLIAEHEQYGLEKFLTPTEAS; encoded by the coding sequence ATGACGACGCTGTCCCAGAACGCCGCCCGCGAAAGGACCCACGGTGCCGCGGCCGCCGACGCGCCCGGTACGACGGGTGCGACCGGTACGACCTCTGCGACCGGTACACCGGGTACGCCCGGTGCGACCGGTGCCACAGCCGCCCCCGTGCTCGCCGTCCGCGGGATGCACATCAGTGACCTGGCCGGCGACCGTGAGATCGTGCACGGGGTGAGCTTCGAGCTCACCCCCGGCAAGGCCGTCGGCATCGTCGGTGAGTCCGGCAGCGGAAAGACCCTCACCTGCCGCGCCGCGCTCGGCATCCTGCCCCCGCACTTCGAGGTCACCAGCGGCTCGATCGAGATCACCGGCACCGACATCGCGACCCTGACCCCGCCGCAGTGGACGGCTCTGCGTGGAGCCACGATCAGCGCGGTCTTCCAGGATCCGGCGTCCTACCTGAACCCCTCGATCCGAGTGGGCCCTCAGATCGCCGAGGTCGTCCGGGTCAAGAAAGGACTGAAGCGGCGGGAGGCGCGCCATCGCGCCGTCGAGCTGCTGCGGGCGGTGCAGTTGCGCGACCCGGAACTGGTCTACGGCCAGTACACCCACGAGCTCTCGGGAGGCATGCTCCAGCGCGTCCTGATCGCGGCGGCGATCGCCGCCGATCCGCGGATCCTCATCGCCGACGAGGCCACGACGGCACTCGACGTCACGGTCCAGGCCGAAATCCTCGATCTGCTGGCCGAGTTGCGCCGGCGCGCGGGTCTCGCCCTGGTGGTCGTCTCCCACGACCTGGCCGTCGTCGCCCAGCTCTGCGACGAGGTCCTCGTGCTGCGTCGGGGCGAGGTCGTGGAGCACGGCCCGACCGAGGCGGTGCTCCACCGTCCACGGCACGAGTACACCCAGTTGCTCATCGCCGAACACGAGCAGTACGGCCTGGAGAAGTTCCTCACGCCGACGGAGGCCTCATGA
- a CDS encoding FAD-dependent monooxygenase produces the protein MTGLSDTGGRDVHTVRFPLATPPTAVDVLIVGAGPVGLSAAVELTARGVRGAVVWKLAAVVRGHAPTTLLDSYDQERRRHNWRVADHSLERSRRAQRTLAELREGGTPDDADLSPEAFRRRSEIGERLGRDRSGAAGVAYDERCDASTAIRYEPGQLDSEPRWRADVYEDDPRPGHRAPDGLIDPYGGTLHDRVGDSFALLVLTEDRSVERAFVLEAAARSLPFTVIHLTDPEARAVYGTGHVLVRPDRHVAWRGTELPDAGAAAVLDRVLGGARDGTVTPGLVAAGAAGR, from the coding sequence ATGACCGGACTGTCGGATACGGGTGGGCGCGACGTCCACACCGTCCGGTTCCCGCTCGCCACGCCACCGACGGCGGTGGACGTGCTGATCGTCGGCGCGGGTCCCGTCGGCCTGTCGGCGGCGGTCGAGTTGACCGCCCGGGGCGTCCGGGGCGCCGTCGTCTGGAAACTGGCCGCGGTGGTCAGGGGCCACGCGCCCACGACACTGCTCGACTCCTACGACCAGGAGCGCCGCAGGCACAACTGGAGGGTCGCCGACCACTCCCTCGAACGCTCGCGGCGCGCGCAGCGGACCCTCGCGGAACTCCGCGAGGGCGGCACTCCGGACGACGCGGATCTGAGCCCCGAGGCCTTCCGGCGCCGGAGCGAGATCGGAGAGCGACTGGGCCGGGACCGCTCCGGCGCGGCGGGCGTCGCCTACGACGAGCGCTGCGACGCCTCGACCGCCATCCGGTACGAACCCGGCCAGCTCGACTCCGAGCCCCGCTGGCGCGCGGACGTCTACGAGGACGACCCGCGGCCGGGGCACCGGGCGCCCGACGGACTCATCGATCCGTACGGGGGCACGCTCCACGACCGCGTCGGCGACTCGTTCGCCCTGCTCGTCCTGACCGAGGACCGCAGTGTCGAGCGGGCCTTCGTCCTGGAGGCCGCGGCGCGCTCGCTGCCGTTCACGGTGATCCACCTGACCGATCCCGAGGCCCGCGCGGTCTACGGCACCGGCCATGTGCTCGTACGTCCCGACCGGCACGTCGCCTGGCGCGGCACGGAGCTTCCCGACGCGGGTGCGGCCGCGGTCCTCGACCGGGTACTGGGCGGCGCCCGCGACGGGACGGTGACGCCCGGTCTCGTCGCGGCGGGCGCGGCCGGCCGATGA
- a CDS encoding flavin reductase family protein, with product MTAPLHRDAPPPPVAPDGADLLRDTLRRHAAGVTVITFPGPVGFTATSFTSVSLRPALVSFCVGVEASSAPAARRADRFAVHVLGTANAGLASRFARSGVDRFAGVPWWAQADGLPVLDGVTAWLSARITLRQTVGDHLLVVGEVDAGAAAAETTALVHHNGSFASAHPLA from the coding sequence ATGACCGCCCCTCTGCACCGCGACGCGCCACCGCCGCCGGTGGCTCCCGACGGCGCGGACCTTCTCCGCGACACCCTGCGCCGGCACGCGGCCGGGGTCACGGTGATCACCTTCCCCGGCCCCGTCGGCTTCACCGCCACATCGTTCACCTCCGTCTCGCTGCGCCCGGCCCTGGTGTCGTTCTGCGTCGGCGTCGAAGCCTCCAGCGCCCCCGCAGCCCGCCGCGCGGACCGGTTCGCGGTCCATGTGCTCGGCACGGCCAACGCCGGTCTGGCGAGCCGGTTCGCCCGCAGTGGCGTGGACCGTTTCGCCGGCGTCCCCTGGTGGGCCCAGGCGGACGGTCTGCCCGTGCTCGACGGGGTCACCGCCTGGCTCTCCGCGCGGATCACCCTCCGTCAGACCGTCGGCGACCACCTGCTGGTCGTCGGCGAGGTCGACGCGGGCGCCGCCGCCGCGGAAACCACGGCACTCGTGCACCACAATGGATCGTTCGCCTCGGCGCACCCTCTGGCATGA
- a CDS encoding ABC transporter ATP-binding protein: MTAALTPDESAGTNQDAVLEVTGLDVHYGLRRRRRRALHGLSLSVAPGETVGVIGETGSGKSTFARTVLGLVRASAGRIVIGGEDVSAYGPRQWRGLRRRGVVQYVFQDPLRSLDPDLTVEESLVEPLLVQGVARTEAADRVRTFLARVRLSEELLDRLPGELSGGQRQRVAVARALVTEPRLVILDEPVSALDSANRVQVLQILKELRAAGVALVFISHDLGSVAGIADRIAVLYQGELVEVGAARDVITHPRHDYTRLLVSSAPTLRTASADRAERDALRALLHA, from the coding sequence ATGACCGCCGCACTCACCCCGGACGAGTCCGCCGGCACCAACCAGGACGCCGTCCTCGAGGTCACCGGCCTGGACGTGCACTACGGCCTGCGCCGCCGGCGCCGTCGCGCCCTGCACGGACTCTCGCTGAGCGTCGCGCCGGGCGAGACCGTCGGGGTCATCGGCGAGACGGGGTCGGGCAAGTCCACCTTCGCCCGTACCGTGCTCGGCCTGGTCCGCGCTTCGGCGGGCCGGATCGTCATCGGCGGCGAGGACGTCAGCGCGTACGGCCCACGCCAGTGGCGCGGTCTGCGCCGGCGCGGTGTGGTCCAGTACGTCTTCCAGGACCCGCTGCGCAGCCTCGACCCCGACCTGACCGTCGAGGAGTCCCTGGTCGAGCCGCTGCTCGTGCAGGGGGTCGCGCGGACGGAGGCGGCCGACAGGGTCCGTACCTTCCTCGCCCGCGTGCGCCTCTCGGAGGAGCTGCTCGACCGGCTGCCCGGGGAGCTCTCCGGGGGCCAGCGGCAGCGGGTCGCGGTGGCCCGGGCGCTGGTCACCGAGCCGCGGCTGGTCATTCTCGACGAGCCCGTCAGCGCTCTGGACTCCGCGAACCGCGTCCAGGTCCTGCAGATCCTCAAGGAACTCCGCGCCGCCGGCGTGGCCCTCGTCTTCATCTCGCACGACCTCGGGTCCGTCGCCGGGATCGCCGACCGCATCGCGGTGCTCTACCAGGGCGAACTCGTCGAGGTCGGTGCCGCCCGGGACGTCATCACCCACCCGCGGCACGACTACACCCGTCTGCTCGTCAGCTCCGCGCCCACCCTGCGGACTGCCTCGGCCGACCGGGCCGAGCGCGACGCGCTGCGTGCCCTGCTGCACGCCTGA
- a CDS encoding LLM class flavin-dependent oxidoreductase has product MTPLTPRFRLGFLTHVQGRGDDLARTYRNAQELFVVADELGFDTGWVAQHHVPAGGGGLSSPWTFLAHAAARTRRIRLGTAITVLPLEDPVRLAEDVAVVDTLSGGRVEIGVGSGYSDTEYAAFGQDVARKRELTSEKLGVLRRALAGEEVRTPGFRIQPTPGDFTDRIWQGVFSGPGARHAAGGGSNLLLNRAAYGFDAPTDEVQRPWADAFLDAWEKPRRPRIGLSRFVFPAKDRRTALRQIGDDVHRAALRHGESAAFPKDLGVDEALRRFHSFYGHPDEITAALREEKVLPVATDLITQFNPAVPDHDAAIRALELIATEVAPALGWKPATVPDLAGA; this is encoded by the coding sequence ATGACCCCCCTGACACCGCGGTTCAGACTCGGCTTCCTCACCCACGTCCAGGGCCGCGGCGACGACCTGGCGCGGACGTACCGGAACGCGCAGGAGCTCTTCGTCGTCGCCGACGAACTCGGCTTCGACACCGGCTGGGTGGCCCAGCACCATGTGCCGGCCGGTGGTGGCGGCCTCTCCTCGCCGTGGACGTTCCTCGCCCACGCCGCCGCGCGGACCAGGCGGATCCGCCTCGGCACCGCCATCACCGTCCTCCCGCTGGAGGACCCGGTCCGGCTCGCCGAGGACGTCGCCGTCGTCGACACGCTCAGCGGCGGGCGCGTCGAGATCGGTGTGGGCAGCGGCTACAGCGACACGGAGTACGCCGCGTTCGGCCAGGACGTCGCCCGCAAGCGCGAGTTGACCAGCGAGAAGCTGGGCGTGCTGCGCCGGGCGCTGGCCGGCGAGGAGGTGCGTACACCCGGTTTCCGCATCCAGCCGACGCCCGGTGACTTCACGGACCGGATCTGGCAGGGGGTCTTCAGCGGCCCCGGCGCGCGGCACGCCGCCGGCGGCGGCTCGAACCTCCTGCTCAACCGCGCGGCGTACGGCTTCGACGCTCCCACCGACGAGGTGCAGCGCCCCTGGGCGGACGCGTTCCTCGACGCCTGGGAGAAGCCGCGCCGTCCACGGATCGGGCTGTCCCGGTTCGTGTTCCCGGCGAAGGACAGACGCACGGCTCTTCGGCAGATCGGCGACGACGTCCACCGGGCGGCTCTTCGCCATGGGGAGAGCGCCGCCTTCCCGAAGGACCTGGGCGTGGACGAGGCACTGCGTCGCTTCCACTCCTTCTACGGCCATCCCGACGAGATCACCGCCGCGCTCCGCGAGGAGAAGGTGCTGCCGGTCGCGACCGACCTGATCACCCAGTTCAACCCCGCCGTCCCCGACCACGACGCCGCGATCCGTGCCCTTGAGCTCATCGCGACCGAAGTGGCGCCCGCCCTGGGCTGGAAGCCCGCGACCGTGCCCGACCTCGCAGGAGCGTGA
- a CDS encoding LLM class flavin-dependent oxidoreductase — MSRTLHLALHPYGVGGPGQHGLWKDPRVAKNASIDINYYIAQAKAAEHALFDALFIVDSQFINSTYPAHYLNRLEPLTLLSAVATHTRHIGLVGTASSTYNSPFNLARRFASLDHISGGRAGWNVVTSFDTGTSRNFGLDEHLDYTTRYGRALEFVQVARGLWDSYEDDAFPADVERNVFLDPAKLHALDHEGEHFKIAGPLNLSRSPQGQPVIFQAGVSAEGRDLAARVAEGIYAPGGSLQQAQEYYADIKSRTASYGRDPEHIKIFIHGGPVVASTDEAARRREQEIFEEDNDFDRNLALLGRSFGAYDFSGHDLDAPFPDVAHLAEKGGRTGATKLIERARTENLTLRQVAQSVSEFRRSPFVGAPTTVADTIEQWFAAGTFDGINLAFRTDDDLELFVDGVVPILQKRGLFRTEYAADTLRGNLGLPVPANRHTREPQLVNG, encoded by the coding sequence ATGTCCCGCACCCTTCACCTCGCGCTGCACCCCTACGGTGTCGGCGGCCCCGGCCAGCACGGTCTGTGGAAGGACCCGCGCGTCGCGAAGAACGCGAGCATCGACATCAACTACTACATCGCGCAGGCCAAGGCGGCCGAACACGCGCTCTTCGACGCCCTGTTCATCGTCGACAGCCAGTTCATCAACTCCACCTACCCGGCGCACTACCTGAACCGGCTGGAGCCGCTCACGCTGTTGTCGGCGGTCGCCACCCACACCCGGCACATCGGCCTGGTGGGCACAGCGAGCTCGACGTACAACTCGCCCTTCAATCTCGCCCGTCGGTTCGCCTCCCTCGACCACATCAGCGGCGGCCGCGCGGGCTGGAACGTCGTCACCAGTTTCGACACCGGAACGTCCAGGAACTTCGGGCTCGACGAGCACCTCGACTACACCACGCGCTACGGCCGCGCGCTGGAGTTCGTCCAGGTCGCCAGGGGTCTGTGGGACTCCTACGAGGACGACGCGTTCCCGGCCGACGTGGAGCGCAACGTCTTCCTCGACCCGGCCAAGCTGCACGCGCTCGACCACGAGGGCGAACACTTCAAGATCGCCGGGCCGCTCAACCTCTCCCGCTCTCCGCAGGGCCAGCCGGTGATCTTCCAGGCGGGTGTCTCCGCGGAGGGGCGCGACCTCGCGGCGCGGGTCGCCGAGGGCATCTACGCGCCGGGCGGCAGCCTGCAGCAGGCGCAGGAGTACTACGCGGACATCAAGTCGCGCACCGCGTCGTACGGCCGCGACCCCGAGCACATCAAGATATTCATCCACGGCGGCCCGGTCGTCGCCTCCACCGACGAGGCGGCCAGGCGGCGCGAGCAGGAGATCTTCGAGGAGGACAACGACTTCGACCGCAACCTCGCGCTCCTCGGCCGTTCCTTCGGCGCCTACGACTTCAGCGGGCACGACCTGGACGCGCCGTTCCCGGACGTCGCGCACCTCGCCGAGAAGGGCGGCCGTACCGGCGCCACCAAGCTCATCGAGCGCGCCCGGACAGAGAATCTGACGCTACGTCAAGTGGCGCAGTCGGTCAGCGAGTTCCGCCGCTCGCCGTTCGTCGGGGCGCCGACGACGGTCGCCGACACCATCGAGCAGTGGTTCGCCGCGGGTACCTTCGACGGCATCAACCTCGCCTTCCGCACCGACGACGACCTGGAACTCTTCGTCGACGGTGTCGTGCCGATCCTGCAGAAGCGGGGCCTGTTCCGCACCGAGTACGCGGCCGACACCCTGCGCGGCAACCTCGGCCTGCCGGTCCCGGCCAACCGTCACACCCGCGAGCCCCAGCTCGTGAACGGCTGA
- a CDS encoding ABC transporter permease, with the protein MVRHVLSLASGRIAVAILTVIALFAVLGPLLAPQNPLATSDHTLAAASGAHWLGTDYLGRDVLSRLLDGSRVSVLGSLEVALMALVVGAIPGMLSVYLGRVFEWVTLRLADTLVALPFLLFAVAVIALLGNGITQAMFVTGALVSPLFYRVARAATLAVARSQYVEAALISGASIGWIVRRHVWVKVLPPIAVALAQTIGVGFIIVSSLTFLGIGVQPPAPTWGGLLASDLGYLSYQPWAPLAPAVLIMVTVWASNLLADAIRDVSGEAGRAFVNNRKARANRLDKSEPVPTGGA; encoded by the coding sequence ATGGTGCGCCACGTCCTCTCCCTCGCGTCCGGCCGGATCGCCGTCGCCATCCTGACCGTGATCGCCCTGTTCGCGGTCCTCGGACCGTTGCTCGCCCCGCAGAACCCCCTCGCCACCAGCGACCACACGCTCGCGGCCGCGTCGGGCGCGCACTGGCTCGGTACGGACTACCTGGGCCGTGACGTGCTGAGCCGGCTGCTCGACGGCTCCCGTGTCAGTGTGCTCGGCTCGCTCGAAGTCGCCCTGATGGCACTGGTGGTCGGCGCGATCCCCGGCATGCTGTCGGTCTACCTCGGCCGGGTCTTCGAGTGGGTCACCCTCCGGCTGGCCGACACCCTGGTCGCGCTGCCGTTCCTGCTCTTCGCGGTCGCGGTGATCGCGCTGCTCGGCAACGGCATCACCCAAGCCATGTTCGTCACGGGCGCGTTGGTCTCCCCGCTCTTCTACCGGGTGGCCCGCGCCGCCACGCTGGCCGTCGCCCGCTCGCAGTACGTGGAGGCCGCGCTGATCTCCGGTGCCTCGATCGGCTGGATCGTACGGCGCCATGTGTGGGTCAAGGTGCTCCCGCCGATCGCCGTCGCACTCGCCCAGACCATCGGCGTCGGCTTCATCATCGTGTCGAGCCTGACGTTCCTCGGCATCGGGGTCCAGCCTCCCGCGCCCACCTGGGGCGGCCTGCTCGCCTCGGACCTCGGCTACCTCAGCTACCAGCCGTGGGCGCCCCTCGCCCCCGCGGTTCTGATCATGGTGACGGTCTGGGCCAGCAACCTGCTCGCCGATGCGATCCGCGACGTCTCCGGCGAGGCGGGCCGGGCGTTCGTCAACAACCGCAAGGCTCGCGCCAACCGCCTCGACAAGTCAGAGCCCGTTCCCACCGGAGGTGCGTGA
- a CDS encoding ABC transporter permease encodes MTTTAVPAAPARRRGVAVTRVRHTLGRVLVALARSIAIFVPVFLVATFVTFALRSLSGLSPARIQLGEEATPEAIHRVESQWGLDRPFLVQYWDWFSGVLHGQLGASWTNGADISTLIGLGLEVSLSVATFALVIGVLVGFVLGTVAALRRTTWVDRAITGFVTLISVMPAFVVGIVLVAVFAVGLHVFPSAGYIPARQGIGPWLAHITLPAIALSFDVVADVARQLRGSLVAAYRENYVTGAVVRGLGTRRIFLVHVLRNGIGPALATLGLKFPALVGASVVTEWIFGLQGFGRFANDSAQAGDVPAVQGVLVVSIVLVVLFNLIVNLVLARVTPASRRGV; translated from the coding sequence ATGACGACGACAGCGGTACCGGCCGCGCCTGCCCGGCGTCGCGGGGTCGCCGTGACCAGGGTGCGGCACACGCTGGGCCGTGTCCTGGTCGCCCTCGCCCGGTCGATCGCGATCTTCGTGCCCGTCTTCCTGGTCGCGACGTTCGTGACGTTCGCGCTACGGTCGCTGAGCGGACTCAGCCCGGCGCGGATCCAGCTGGGCGAAGAGGCGACTCCCGAGGCGATCCACCGGGTCGAGTCCCAGTGGGGGCTGGACCGGCCCTTCCTGGTCCAGTACTGGGACTGGTTCAGCGGTGTCCTGCACGGACAGCTCGGCGCCAGCTGGACCAACGGCGCCGACATCTCCACGCTCATCGGCCTGGGCCTGGAAGTGAGCCTCTCCGTCGCGACGTTCGCGCTCGTCATCGGCGTACTCGTCGGTTTCGTCCTGGGTACGGTGGCGGCGCTGCGGCGCACCACATGGGTCGACCGCGCGATCACGGGCTTCGTCACCCTCATCTCGGTGATGCCGGCCTTCGTCGTCGGCATCGTGCTGGTCGCGGTCTTCGCGGTCGGGCTCCATGTGTTCCCCTCCGCCGGCTACATCCCGGCACGGCAGGGAATCGGCCCGTGGCTCGCGCACATCACCCTCCCGGCGATCGCGCTGAGCTTCGACGTCGTCGCGGACGTCGCCCGCCAGCTCCGCGGCAGTCTCGTCGCGGCCTACCGGGAGAACTACGTGACGGGCGCGGTGGTTCGCGGACTGGGCACACGCCGGATCTTCCTCGTGCACGTGCTGCGCAACGGCATCGGACCGGCGCTCGCCACCCTCGGCCTGAAGTTCCCCGCGCTCGTCGGGGCCTCGGTCGTCACCGAGTGGATCTTCGGCCTGCAGGGCTTCGGCAGGTTCGCCAACGACTCCGCCCAGGCCGGCGACGTACCGGCCGTGCAGGGCGTCCTCGTGGTGTCGATCGTCCTCGTCGTCCTGTTCAACCTGATCGTCAACCTGGTGCTGGCGCGCGTGACGCCGGCCTCCCGGCGGGGGGTATGA
- a CDS encoding alpha/beta hydrolase, producing the protein MTQYTDYYGPEGLRTRGTIVVVPGRGEGRAAYARFGRRLAADAYRVRVVDAPRIDADDLTGSLARFGAGIAAAVGGTAAEDGVVRPVVLVGADTGAAAVAALLGQGESPVVRLPEAVVLAGLPGRGADTDDTDGTDGSGNTGNTGAAEGAGRSWEDELDVRTFCPAHRAVLTDDSGTQRGSLGTAVPDALLDAAHQGDIAVPTLILVGDADPLADRDALTRTAKSLSRGRLAVVRDAHHDVLNDLQHRSVAAEVVTFLETVRNTLVPVVTVESSAW; encoded by the coding sequence ATGACCCAGTACACCGACTACTACGGCCCCGAAGGCCTCCGGACCCGCGGCACGATCGTCGTGGTGCCAGGTCGCGGCGAGGGCCGGGCCGCCTATGCCCGGTTCGGCAGGCGGCTCGCGGCCGACGCCTACCGCGTCCGCGTCGTCGACGCCCCGCGCATCGACGCCGACGATCTGACCGGCTCGCTGGCGCGGTTCGGCGCCGGGATCGCCGCGGCCGTCGGGGGTACCGCGGCCGAGGACGGGGTGGTCCGTCCTGTCGTCCTCGTCGGGGCCGACACCGGCGCCGCCGCCGTAGCCGCGCTCCTCGGCCAGGGGGAGTCACCTGTCGTCCGGTTGCCGGAGGCCGTCGTTCTCGCGGGACTGCCGGGACGCGGTGCCGACACCGACGACACCGACGGCACCGACGGCTCGGGGAACACCGGCAACACGGGCGCTGCGGAGGGTGCGGGGCGATCGTGGGAGGACGAACTCGATGTCCGTACCTTCTGCCCGGCCCACCGAGCAGTCCTCACCGACGACTCCGGGACACAGCGGGGCTCGCTCGGCACCGCGGTGCCGGATGCGCTGCTCGACGCGGCCCACCAGGGCGACATCGCCGTCCCCACCCTGATCCTCGTCGGCGACGCCGATCCGCTCGCGGACCGCGACGCTCTCACCCGCACCGCGAAGTCCCTGTCGCGCGGCCGCCTGGCGGTGGTCCGGGACGCCCACCACGACGTCCTCAACGACCTGCAGCACCGCTCGGTGGCGGCCGAGGTCGTCACGTTCCTGGAAACGGTCCGCAACACGCTGGTGCCCGTCGTCACGGTGGAGTCGAGCGCGTGGTGA